The segment CGTAATGCTGGAGATAGTAGACGCCGTTCACCTCGTCCTCGGCGGGGAGATCGGACAGTGTCTCGATCAGCCGGATGCCGCGGCCCTGGGCGCCGAAAAGCGGTTTCAGCACCAGCGGCGTGAACGGCAGTTCGCGTCTGGCGACCGCTTCGGCCATGGCAAAACCCTCGACCGCAAATGTCGGCGGCGTCGGCAGGCCGGCATTCTTGAGGAGGAAGGTGGTCATCGATTTGTCGACGCAGCGTTCTATCGCCTGCGCGGAATTCCACACCGGAATGGAAAGCTTGCCGAATGCGTGCAGCACGCCGAGACGCCGGGTGACCGCTTCGAACGATCCGGCGGCGATCGAACGGACAAGCACGGCGTCGGGCAGCGCGCCGTCGAAGCCGGGGATCGACAGTCCGCTCGGGCTGCCGGTGTCGAACGCGATCGCCGCCAGCGGCACGGTTGCGACCACGGCGCCGCGCCGCTCCAGCCTTGCCGCCAGGCCCCTGGAGCGGGCGTCCGAGTTGTCGCTGACGATCAGGATGCGAGGGATCATGTCACGCCCTGGATACCGGTATAGCGAAATCCGGAACGAGCGGCCCGGCAGGCGGATGAATCCATTCCAGCGCCATGGTCTAGCCAAGACTCCGTTCGAGCATCTGCAGATCACGCTCGCCGGCGCGAAACGTATCGCCGGTCTCGATCGCCGTGACGATTACTTCGGCCGGGCTGAACAGCAGCGGATCGATGGCATAGAAATCACCTTTGAACCGCTTGAACACTTCGGCGAAGGGCTGGCCGTGGTCGCGCGAGGCGCGGCTCGGCAGTCGCTCGGCGAGTTCGCTGGCATCTTTCGACGAGCCTTTTACAAAAAGCTGGACGCTGCCGCCATAGATGATGGCATCGTTGGTTCTGCCCATTGCAGTCAGGAAATCCGGATGCGGAGCGGGGATAGGCGCCGTGCCGATGCCGTCGACGACGTTCTCCAGCGGAAATTTGAGATCGTTGGTCTTGTGCAGCGCAACCTCGAGCGCACGCGCAACGATCTGCACGCCGCCCGCAAGGCTTTGTGTCGGCGCATAGAGGAAGGTGAGCTTTTCGGGTGCCAATCCGGTTGCCCTGCCGACCTTCTCGACGATTGCCTGGGGCGGCGGTTCGGCCGTCTCCAGGATCAGCACGGCGGACGACGCGGTGTCGCGATAGGAGAGTGTTTCGAACAGCGGTTCGACGCGGGCGAGCGCTCGCGCCGGTCCCGACCCCATGGCAAAATAGCCCTGGCTCGACAGGTTCCAGCCCGCATACTGGCTGCCCAGGCAGGCAAGCACCGGCTGCGACGACTGCACTTCGACGGTGAGCGGCCATTTCTGCGACCCACGGTCCATGGCGACCGAAATGCTGCCGAGGCCGCCCATCGCGGCTTCCGCCATGCGCAGCCCGGCCTCGACGCCGCCGGCGGCCCTGGCGCCGGCATCGATCAGGCACTCGCCCAATGGCCCGGTGGAAACGGCGATACGCAGGCGTTCGGCGTCGCCGATCATGCCGTCGATGATGCGCTGGGCATTGTCGTTGAGGAATGCCGAACCATCTTTCATGTCCGGTCTCCTTCCCATTGGTGTTGCAACCGGCTGGCTTGTCCCTTGATCAGCCGCCTGGCCAGATCGGCGCTCGGACCGCGCGCGAAGATGGTGCAGACCGGATCGCCGGCAATCAAACGGGTACCGGGCGACTGATGGTCGGCAGTCCACTCAGGCCAGGCGATCGATGGAAACCGGGCGATCGGCGCCGCTGCGTAGGTCACCATCGACGCCATCGAATCGATGAAGCGCGGCAGACGGTATGTCTTGCCTGCCGCGGCGCGCAGATGCGCTTCGATCAACGGCGCGTCGGCATCGTCGAAGATGTCGAGCGTGGCGCCGGGCCGCGGATTGATCTCGATGAGCTTATAGCCATCCGGTCCGCGAATGAGATCGGCACTGCACAATCCAACCAGGCCGGCGCGGCGCGCCAGACCTGAAAGCCAGCCGCGGATCATCGCCGCCTGCCTGCGGTCGAAGCGCCTCAACCGCACGGCGCCGCCATAGCGATAGGGCGCTGCCGGGGCGGGCGACGCCCATTGCCGGCTGAAGCCGACGATGTCAGCGCTTTGGCCGTCGCCGACGAACAGGGCCGAGATGCTGCGGCCGGCAACGAAGCGCTGGAAATAACGGCCGCCCGAAGGCTCACTCTGTAATGCCGGGGTATCTCCGGCGGCCCGTCTGATATGCGCGCCGCCGGCGCCGCCCGCGATCTTGACCACCCAGTTCTCCGGATCGGCCGGCGGGTCCCATCGGAATTGCGGATGCGGAATGCCGAGTTCGGCGCAATCGGCGGCAAGCAATTGCGGGTCCTTGATCCTGCGGATCGCGGCGCCGCTGTTGCCGGCGAGCGGAAAATGGCGCGCGATCTCGTCGACGGCCTCTGTCATCCGCTCGAAGCCGGAACCCAGGATGATGGCGACCGGCTGGTCGTCTCCAGCCAGTTGCCGAAGCGTTTCGATGATGCGCTCGCGGTCGATGCCGCCTTGCAGGTCGCCCGGCAGCATTGTCGCGCGCTCGGCAAGCGCCACCGTGTCTGTGTCGCAAAAGAAATCGGCGACCAGCGGACGATAGCCCGCGCGGCGGGCAGCGGCAGCCAGCGCCCGGCCTGAAATCGCCGCGATCAGCAGAGATCCGGTGTTATTTGGCGATCTCGCGTGCAAGGGCAAATGCTTCCTGGAAATCGAGCGTGATAGTTTTTTCGGCTTCGATCATTCTTTTGAAGAGGCCGAACTCGACCTTGTATTTTACGTTGCCGATGGCGAGCGGACCAATGCCGACAGCTTTTGCCGCTTCGAGCGGATCGCCATTGGCATTCACGGCCACGCCTTCGATGCCCGCCGGTGGAACCGCATTGACGTCGGCGGCAATGAGCAGGCCGTCGCCTTTCAACTGGGCTTTCGAGACCACCTGGACGCCGGCCTTGGCGCAGGCCAGGATCACCTCGCTCGCCTCGACCAGCTTGGTCTTGCGGGCGTCGGTTGATCCGTCTGCCGCATCCACGGCGATGTCGAATCGGTTTTTGATCTCGGCCGCGATCTGCTCGACCCTTGCGATGCCGTCATGACCGACAAGCGTCACCCCCGCGCCTTCCCTGGCGGCGATGACGGCGGTGCAGAAGCCGACGACGCCGGTAGCGCCGAAGACAGCGATCCTCGTGTCTTTCAGCCCGCGCTCGAATTTCTTCTCCAGCGCTTTTTCGACCTTGGCCACCATCGCCGCCGCGGTGGTGAACGAGCCGGCCGGATCGGCGAATACCGAAACCTGGAAAGGCGGCACCATCGCCTTTCGCGCTGCCTCGAACATGTCGAGCGCCAGCGCGGCATCCTTGCCGGCGATGAAGATGCCGGTATCGACGCCCGCATCGGGCGGGCGCGAAAAGATCGCGTCCTGCACGAGGCCCGTCACCTCTCCCAGGCTTACATCGACATAGGGGACGACGGCGTCGAAACCTGCATCGAGCGCCATGTTCACGTCGAACGGGCTCATATGCTTCAGCGGCGTCAGCATGTGCAGGATATGTTTGCGGGCCATTTTTCGCCTTTCTGCCACTTCTCATTGTTCGACTTGAGCGTGATCGCGTTTGCCCAGCCGTCAGCTGCCGACGAGATCAAGTCTGGTCGAACTGATCTTCGCGCCGGAATTCCTGCCCTTGACGATCCTGATCTCGATGCCGTCTTCAACTGTCTGCTGAACCGCGCTGACGAAGCTGGCTGCGGCGTCTTGCGATGGGGCAAAGGCAAACCCTGTCGGCCCCCACGAGCTCTGGCCGATGCCAACGGCGCCTGCCTGGTTGAGAGCATGGGCCACCCTCTCGACCCGCTTCGAGGTGAACACGCCACCTTGCGCCGGGGCGAAATGGGTGCCGATCATCATCTGGATCGCGGCGACGGCGGCGCCGAAGGCTGGCAGGTCGTGCTCGATCAAAGCCGGCATGATGCCCATCAGCACCCGCCGGCAGATCTCGCCGCTGCCGGACGCCGGGAACGGCGGCAGCGAACGAAACGCGGCGATCTCGGCCTCGCCATGCAGTCCATGGCCGCCATGGTCGAGGATCAGGATGACGCGCCACGCTTCCGGGAACGGCAGTCGCGCCACGACCGGCGGCGGCCTGCCGCTGTCGTCCTTGCCGGCGTCGACAATGACGCCACCGCTTTCGAAGCTGGCGATGCCGATGCCGGATCGTCCGCCGCGCTCGAGCAGGGTCGCATCGTTGCCGATATCGAGAGGCAGTTTGTGGAGCGTGCGCAGCGCCGCGGCGACGGCAAGGGCGATCTGCGTGCCGGAGCCGAGGCCGGCATGGCTCGGGATCGACTGTTCGACCACCAGACGGTGCTGGCCGCGAATGCCGAGATGGCTGCAGAGCGTCGACAGATGTTCGCCGGCGCGCCGGCTCTCAGCGCCTTCGACGATGGTCTCGCTGGACCGTGACAGGGTGACTGTTGTTTCGGGTTCGCTCAGCGGCAGCCCGACGCTGCCAAAGCGACGCCCGGTATCGCCGTTGAGATCGAGGAAGCCAAGATGCAGGCGGGCGGGCACTCGTATGGTAACAGAATTCGACATCTACCCCCCGATGGGTGCATCATAGACGCATCATGGAAGTTTAGGTGCCCGTCGCCATGATAGCTGTTTTCGTCGAAGGGGCAAATCTTCTTTTTGGCCCCGGCGCGAGAACGGACCGGGCAATTCGCGGAGGTCGAGATGAACGAGACGCCGAGGGAAAAAGTCTATTCGGAAGCCGAGATTGCCGGCCGGCTCGAGAAGGAACTGCCGAAATGGTATTACGAGAACGGCTGGATCCGGCGCAAATACAAGACCCATAGCTGGAAATCGACACTGATGGTCATCAACACTGTCGGCCATCTCGCCGAGGCGGCGTGGCACCATCCCGACATCACGGCGTCCTATGCCTGGGTCGAGGTGCGCCTGATGAACCATGCAGCAAAGGGCATCACCGACAAGGACTTCGAGCTGGCCAAAAAGATCGAGGATGTCGTCCAGTGGCAGCCGGCCAGGGAAGGCGGCGCGCTGGAAGGCACTCCGCCGACCGATCAGCGCTTCGCCTACATCAAATATGATTAAGCGCGGTCGGAATTTGTTGATAGCGCATGAAAACATTCGCTAATCTGCTGGCTGGCGGGGTTCACGGCGGCAGCGAACGAAACGCGGCGATCTCGGCCTCGCCATGCAGTCCATGGCCGCCATGGTCGAGGATCAGGATGACGCGCCACGCTTCCGGGAACGGCAGTCGCGCCACGACCGGCGGCGGCCTGCCGCTGTCGTCCTTGCCGGCGTCGACAATGACGCCACCGCTTTCGAAGCTGGCGATGCCGATGCCGGATCGTCCGCCGCGCTCGAGCAGGGTCGCATCGTTGCCGATATCGAGAGGCAGTTTGTGGAGCGTGCGCAGCGCCGCGGCGACGGCAAGGGCGATCTGCGTGCCGGAGCCGAGGCCGGCATGGCTCGGGATCGACTGTTCGACCACCAGACGGTGCTGGCCGCGAATGCCGAGATGGCTGCAGAGCGTCGACAGATGTTCGCCGGCGCGCCGGCTCTCAGCGCCTTCGACGATGGTCTCGCTGGACCGTGACAGGGTGACTGTTGTTTCGGGTTCGCTCAGCGGCAGCCCGACGCTGCCAAAGCGACGCCCGGTATCGCCGTTGAGATCGAGGAAGCCAAGATGCAGGCGGGCGGGCACTCGTATGGTAACAGAATTCGACATCTACCCCCCGATGGGTGCATCATAGACGCATCATGGAAGTTTAGGTGCCCGTCGCCATGATAGCTGTTTTCGTCGAAGGGGCAAATCTTCTTTTTGGCCCCGGCGCGAGAACGGACCGGGCAATTCGCGGAGGTCGAGATGAACGAGACGCCGAGGGAAAAAGTCTATTCGGAAGCCGAGATTGCCGGCCGGCTCGAGAAGGAACTGCCGAAATGGTATTACGAGAACGGCTGGATCCGGCGCAAATACAAGACCCATAGCTGGAAATCGACACTGATGGTCATCAACACTGTCGGCCATCTCGCCGAGGCGGCGTGGCACCATCCCGACATCACGGCGTCCTATGCCTGGGTCGAGGTGCGCCTGATGAACCATGCAGCAAAGGGCATCACCGACAAGGACTTCGAGCTGGCCAAAAAGATCGAGGATGTCGTCCAGTGGCAGCCGGCCAGGGAAGGCGGCGCGCTGGAAGGCACTCCGCCGACCGATCAGCGCTTCGCCTACATCAAATATGATTAAGCGCGGTCGGAATTTGTTGATAGCGCATGAAAACATTCGCTAATCTGCTGGCTGGCGGGGTTCACGGCCGATCCAGTTTCGTCTAGGATCGAGCCGGCACCAGAAAGTAGCGTAGTGAATGGCGGTTGCTTGGATCGGCAACCGGGAAACGCTGGTCGAGCGCGCGGCTGCACATGCCGCCGCGCTGTTGGGGTCGAGCCGGTGCCCGGTTTTCAGCCTGGATACGGATATACACGGCACCAGGGCGGCGATCGCGCTGGCTGAGCGGGTTGGCGCGGCATACGATCATGCCGATGGCGCGGTAGTTGCCCGGGAGGCCGCGCTTTTTACCGACAAAGGCGCGATGACCGTGGCGCCCGGCGAGACGCGACGGCGCGCCGATGTCGTGGTGATCGTCGGCGAACTCCCAAAAATCCATCATCAATTTGTCGGCGAACTCGCCGAGACGGTTCCCGATCTCTCTCCCCCCCTCTCAGGCAGGAATCGGCGCGAAATCTTTGTGGTCGGGTCGAACGAAACGACGGCGCCGCCATTGAGCAACGGGCGGACGGCGACGCTGCTGTTCTGCGGCGAGGCAAGCCTCGGCGCGACGCTGGCGGCGCTGCGGGCACAGTGGAGGGGGCGCCAGACATCGCAGCCGGTGTCGAATTTCGACGATTTCGCCAAAGCCCTGGAGGCTGCGCATTTTCCCGTCTTCCTGTTTTCAGGCGGCGCAACCGAAGGGCTGGCGCTGGAGATGCTGCACGGGCTGATCACCGATCTCAACCGCAAATCGCGGGCATCCGGCCTGCATCTGCCGGCGAGCGAAGATGGCTGGGGAAGCGCGCTCGCCTCGACCTGGATGACCGGTTTTCCGTTGCGAACCGGCTTTGCGCGCGGCTTGCCCGAATTCGATCCCTGGCGTTACGATGTCGCGCGCATGATCGCTGCCGGCGAAGCCGACCTGCACCTGCGGATCTCGTCCTCAATCGTCCAGCCGCAGAAGAAAAGGAACCGCATGGCGCTGATCGCGCTGGCGAAAACGCAGCAGCCGGTCGCGGGCGCTGCGGTCACCATCGCCATCGGCGAAGCGGGCGTCGATCACCAGGCGGTGGTCTATTCCAGCCGCACCGGTTCGCTAAGGTCGGTCGACGCGCGAGCGGCGTCTGAACTGCCGTCTGCTGCGACTGTCATCCGGCTGGTTGCCAGTCATGTCTCCGCCGAGGCGGCGTTGCCATGCTGACGAAAATCGCCGGCGGCGACATCATCGATCCGGTCAACGGCCGTCTCGGCAAGGGCGACCTGTGGATCAGGGACGACAAGATCGTTGCGGCGCCGGCCGGCGGCTCTGCCGACCGGACCATCGACGCTGCCGGCTGCATCATCATGGCGGGCGCCATCGACATCCATTCCCACATCGGCGGCGGCAATGTGAATACGGCGCGGCTGCTGTTGCCCGAGCAGCATGCTGCGCACCAGGCGCGGCCGGCGACGACGCCGCTCTCCAATGCCGGCTGGTCGACCTTCCAGACCGGCTGCCTCTACGCCAAGATGGGTTTCACCACGGTGGTCGAGCCGGCGATGTCGCCGGGAGCAGCACTTCACACCCATCTCGAACTGGCCGACATCCCGATCATCGACAAGGCGACGCTGGCCATTCTCGGCAACGACGATTTCCTGCTGTCGATGATCCGCGACGACGCCTCCTCGCACATGATCGAGGACTATGTCGCCTGGACGGTCGCCTCGACGCGGGCGCTTGGGGTCAAGGTGATCAATGCCGGTGCAGCGGCCGCCTTCAAGGAAAACGTCCGCACCTTCTCACTGGACGATGTGGTGCCTTCCTATGGCGTCAGCTCGCGCAAGATCGTCAAGACGCTGCAGGCGGCCGTCGACAGCCTTGGCGTCCCGCATCCGCTGCATGTCCATTGCAACAATCTGGGCAGCCCCGGATCGGCGGACACGGCGGCCGCGACGATCGCGGCGGCGGAGGGATTGCCGCTGCACCTCGCCCATCTCCAGTTCTACGGCTACGGCATGGAAGGCAAGCGCAGGTTTTCCTCGGCCGCGGCGCGTCTTGCCGAACTGGTCAATGCGACGCCGGAAGTCACCATCGATATCGGCCAGGTGATGTTCGGCCAGACGGTCACCGTCTCCTCCGACGTCATGCGGCAGTTTTCGGCGCGTGGTAGCGCGCAGCCGAAGAAATCCGTCATTCATGACGGCGACGGCAATGGCGGCGGCATCGTGCCCTACCGCTATTCCAAGGATTTCTATGGCACGATGCAGTGGGCGATCGGGCTCGAGCTTTTTCTGCTGATCGACGATCCGTGGCGTGTCTTCTTCACCACCGATCATCCCAACGGCGCGCCCTTCACCGCCTATCCGGCTTTGTTCGAGCTGCTGATGAGCCGGGAGGCGCGCACCGAAATGATTGCCGGACTTTCACCTTCGGCCATGGCGCTCTCGACCCTTTCCGCGATCGACCGCGAATACACGTTCGAGGAAATCGCCATCATGACGCGCGCGGCCCCGGCCAGGCTGCTCGGGCTGACGGACCGCGGCCATCTCGGCGCCGGCGCTATCGCCGATATCGCTGTCTACCGCAGGGACCAAAATATCGCGAAAATGCTGGGGCAGGCGGCGTATGTCTTCAAGGACGGCGATCTCGTCGTGCAGGACGGAGAGATCACCCACTACCGCTGGGGCAAGGCGCTCAGGCTCAATCCGTCGCCGGACAAGGCGATGCTGCGGCGCCTGGAGGATTATCACCAGCAGCGCTACGGCCTGTCGCTGGACTGGTTCGATTTTCCGGATTCGGCGGTCGCGCGCGAACAGCATTTCGGCGAGGTTGCATGCCGAACGTGAGCGTAAATGGCATCGTGATCGACGATACCTTTGCCGAGGCCTTCGGCATGCGCGCGACCGCCATCATCATCACCGCCCCGAACCGGAAATGGGCGCGCCAGGCGGCGGTCACCATGACCGGCTTCGCCACCTCGGTGATCGGCTGCGGCTGCGAAGCGGCAATCGATGTCGAACTGCCGCCATCGGCGACGCCGGACGGCCGGCCCGGCTGCCGCGTGATGATTTTTGCGATGGGAACAGACGAGCTGCAGAAGCAACTGCTCAATCGCGTCGGCCAGTGCGTCTTGACCTCGCCGGGTTCGGCCTGCTTCGCCGGACTGGAAGGCAGCGCCGCGTTGAAGCTCGGTTCGGCGCTGCGTTATTTCGGCGACGGTTGGCAGATCTCCAAGAAAATCGGCGGCAGGCATTTTTGGCGCGTTCCCGTCATGGACGGCGAATTCCTGTGCGAAGCAACGACCGGGCTGACCAAGGCTGCCGTCGGCGGCGGCAATTTCTTCGTCATGGCTGAAACCAGCGCCAGGGCCTTGCTCGCCGCCGAGGTCGCGGTTGCCGCGATAGGCCTGGTGCCGGGCGCGATCGTGCCATTTCCGGGCGGCATCGCCCGTTCGGGTTCCAAGATCGGCGGTAAATACAAGGGCATGATCGCCTCGGCCAACGAAGCCTACGCGCCGACACTGCGCGGCGTCGTCAGGAGTGAGCTCGGCGCCGACATCAACGCCGTGCTGGAAATCGTCATCGACGGCGAGACCAACGACGCCGTTGCCGCCGCGATGAGGGCCGGCATCAAGGCCGTCATCGAGCTCGGGCCGAAGCGAGGCGCGGTTCGCATCAGCGCCGGCAATTACGGCGGCAAGCTCGGCAAGTTCATCTATTCGCTGAAGGATATGCTGCCGTGAAAGCGCTGACCTTCACCCTTGTCGCCGAGCCGCCCGAGCGCCTTGATCTGTCGCTGCTGACGGCCGAGCGGCTTGCCGGGATCGAAAGGCGCGATTTCGAAAAAATCCGGATCGGCATGTCGAAACATGGATCGAAGGTCGGCGATATTTTTCGCGTCGCCGGCAACAACCTGCTGGACGTCGTCTTCGAAGGCGGCAGCGCGCGCCTCGACCGGGTGGCGGAAGGCATGCGGGGCGGTTCGGTTCGCGTCGTCGGCGATGCCGGCGCCCAGGCCGGGCGCGCCATGCGCGGCGGCACGCTGACGATCGAAGGCAATGCGGGTCCACATGCCGGCTCCGGCATGCGCGGTGGCAGGCTTGAAATAACCGGCAATGCCGGCGATCACCTTGGTGGGCCGCTCGCCGGCGAACTGGCCGGCATGAATGGCGGCGTGCTGATCGTCAGGGGCAAAGCCGGCGCCTTTGCCGCCGACCGCATGCGGCGCGGCCTGATCGCCGTGCTGAAAGGCTCAGGCGATCATCCCGGCAGCCGCATGATCGCCGGCACGCTGGTGGTGGCCGGTGGCGCCGGCGAGATGCCCGGCTATCTGATGCGGCGAGGTTCGATCCTTCTCGACCGCGCGCCGAAAAGCCTGTCGCCGAGCTTCGTCGAATGCGGCGCGCCGGAGAGCGTCTTTGCCGCCCTCATCGATCGCCATCTGATCGCCGAGGGTATTTTGAAACGGCCGCTGCTGGGCAACGCGCCGCAGAGATATGGCGGCGACAACGCAGTGCTTGGCATGGGCGAGGTTCTTTTCCCTCGCTGAGGCGCCGCTGATAACGGCCGGCATGTCTGCGGGGACGGTCAACGGTCGTCGTTGGCAATCAGTTTCGCCAGGCAATCACCCGCCTGGCTCTGGGGCATGCCGAGATCCCTGACACTGTCCATGTGGCTGCGGTTGGTGAGAACAAGCGAAATTACCGACGAACCCTGCTGCAGCAGGTGCTCCTTGAATCGATCTGCCTGCTGATGGAAAGGCGGCGTCTCGTTGGCTCCGACCAGGACCATCGCCCTGGTTTGAGGATCATGCCGATGGGCAAGCGGTGTAAAGCTGGCGACTTCCTCATCGGTGATTGCAATCTCGTTGGCGAGAAAGGAGTTTTGGAGCGGTTTCAGATCGTAGAGCCCGCCGAGCAGAAGGGCTGACCGCACATTGGAGGGGGTATGGTCGCTGTTGAACAGGAACGTCGAAAGATGTGCTCCGGCCGAATGACCGCTGACGGTCAGGTCTGCCGGGTTTCCGCCATGGTCGGCGATATTGTCCTGAACCCACCGCTTGGCGCGGCGGACCTGGTCGACGATCGTCGCCATTCTCACCTTCGGCATCAGAGCATAGTCGACGATGACGGCAATCGCACCGGCCTGGGTAATCGTCGCCGCGACGTATGAGTAGTCGCGCTTGGAGAACATCCTCCAGTAGCCGCCATGGATGAACATGTGCACCGGCAGGCCGCTTCGTTTGCCCGGGGGAAAGAACAGGTCGATGGTTTCGGTCCGATCCGGCCCATAGGCAATGTCGGCAGTCATTGGAATGGTTGCGCGAACGGCCTCGCTGCGGTGAACGATGTCCTGGACGATTTGATCGAAATCCGCGACATGGTCGCGGATGCGGAACGGATCGTTTTGCACTCTTCCTCCGCTCAGATGCTGATGGCGAGGTATTTCGCCTCCATGAACTCGGCAATGCCGTGATGCTGGCCGCCCTCGCGGCCGAGGCCGCTCTGCTTGACCCCGCCGAACGGTGCTGCCGGATCGGACATCAGGCCGCGGTTGAGAGCGATCATCCCGGCTTCGATGCTGGATGCCACCCGCATTCCACGTTGAAGATCGCGCGTGTAGATGTAGGCGGCAAGACCGTATTCGGTGTCGTTGGCGCGGGCGATGATTTCGGCTTCCGTTTCGAATCTCGAGATCGGCGCCACCGGCCCAAAAATCTCCTCGTGCGCCATCTCCGCCTCGGCCGGGACGTCGCAGAGCACGGTCGGCGGATAGTAGTATCCCGTTCCCGAGCCTGCCTCGCCTCCGCACAGCACCCGCGCGCCACGGGCGACAGCATCGTTGACCAGGCGGTCGATCTTGTCGACGGCCTTCCTGGTGATCATCGGACCGCACTCCGTGGCCGCGTCCGGGCCGGCGCCGATCTTGAGTGCCGACATCCGCCTGGCGAGGTTTTTGCAAAACGCATCGTAGACGCCGGACTGGACATAGATGCGGTTTGCGGCCGTGCAGGCCTCGCCGGCGTTGCGCATCTTCGCCACCATCGCGCCATCGACCGCCGCG is part of the Mesorhizobium sp. L-2-11 genome and harbors:
- a CDS encoding formylmethanofuran dehydrogenase subunit C; the encoded protein is MKALTFTLVAEPPERLDLSLLTAERLAGIERRDFEKIRIGMSKHGSKVGDIFRVAGNNLLDVVFEGGSARLDRVAEGMRGGSVRVVGDAGAQAGRAMRGGTLTIEGNAGPHAGSGMRGGRLEITGNAGDHLGGPLAGELAGMNGGVLIVRGKAGAFAADRMRRGLIAVLKGSGDHPGSRMIAGTLVVAGGAGEMPGYLMRRGSILLDRAPKSLSPSFVECGAPESVFAALIDRHLIAEGILKRPLLGNAPQRYGGDNAVLGMGEVLFPR
- a CDS encoding alpha/beta hydrolase yields the protein MQNDPFRIRDHVADFDQIVQDIVHRSEAVRATIPMTADIAYGPDRTETIDLFFPPGKRSGLPVHMFIHGGYWRMFSKRDYSYVAATITQAGAIAVIVDYALMPKVRMATIVDQVRRAKRWVQDNIADHGGNPADLTVSGHSAGAHLSTFLFNSDHTPSNVRSALLLGGLYDLKPLQNSFLANEIAITDEEVASFTPLAHRHDPQTRAMVLVGANETPPFHQQADRFKEHLLQQGSSVISLVLTNRSHMDSVRDLGMPQSQAGDCLAKLIANDDR
- the fhcD gene encoding formylmethanofuran--tetrahydromethanopterin N-formyltransferase yields the protein MPNVSVNGIVIDDTFAEAFGMRATAIIITAPNRKWARQAAVTMTGFATSVIGCGCEAAIDVELPPSATPDGRPGCRVMIFAMGTDELQKQLLNRVGQCVLTSPGSACFAGLEGSAALKLGSALRYFGDGWQISKKIGGRHFWRVPVMDGEFLCEATTGLTKAAVGGGNFFVMAETSARALLAAEVAVAAIGLVPGAIVPFPGGIARSGSKIGGKYKGMIASANEAYAPTLRGVVRSELGADINAVLEIVIDGETNDAVAAAMRAGIKAVIELGPKRGAVRISAGNYGGKLGKFIYSLKDMLP